One genomic window of Pocillopora verrucosa isolate sample1 chromosome 8, ASM3666991v2, whole genome shotgun sequence includes the following:
- the LOC131769862 gene encoding uncharacterized protein, protein MNANHEEPPVLLSKNTKRTLLMRNAINQETLKKQSRLLEKEKSSEERLFLKKKEHLLQRQVTRGLETSQNRPSSSRSLNLENSVTKWKKATALSKECSQSHMPKKIEVNLTPMSSGKLENALNKWKNVTASARESTQSPKPRRKEIVGNNRQRRLLSSLSLQSDEDEIEPVPLRSRSKTFSTFSSTVPLPDIHATSNGVTGLKKYNDTQLPDSLEICQEDDWKPLRECRYLRTSSGEEELCGI, encoded by the coding sequence ATGAATGCGAATCATGAAGAGCCACCGGTACTTCTATCGAAAAACACCAAAAGGACCTTACTCATGCGAAACGCCATCAACCAAGAGACTCTTAAGAAACAGTCTCGTCTCCtagagaaagagaaaagttcAGAGGAAAGGttatttctaaagaaaaaggaacatctTTTACAACGTCAGGTGACAAGGGGCTTAGAAACCAGTCAAAATCGACCTTCTTCTTCTCGCAGCTTAAACTTGGAGAACTCAGTTACGAAATGGAAAAAGGCAACAGCTTTGTCTAAAGAATGTTCTCAATCTCATATGCCGAAAAAAATAGAGGTCAATCTAACACCTATGTCTTCTGGGAAGTTGGAAAACGCGCtgaacaaatggaaaaacgTAACCGCTTCAGCAAGAGAATCAACTCAATCTCCTAAGCCAAGGAGGAAAGAAATTGTTGGAAATAACCGACAAAGGCGTTTGCTTTCCTCACTCTCTTTGCAGTCCGATGAGGATGAAATAGAGCCAGTTCCTCTCAGGTCTAGAAGTAAAACATTCTCAACTTTTAGTTCTACAGTTCCTCTTCCTGACATACACGCCACGTCCAACGGAGTAACAGGACTGAAAAAATACAATGACACACAGCTGCCAGATAGTTTGGAAATTTGTCAAGAAGATGATTGGAAACCTTTGAGAGAGTGTCGATATTTGCGCACCAGTTCAGGAGAGGAAGAACTCTGTGGTATTTAG
- the LOC131769812 gene encoding uncharacterized protein: protein MENKKIRGNRMDDDLRERKISRGLVRHVLTRNTGDRIALGRVTKQLDKERIAKELDYQQQKQKLLLQKFESQMKERSAKDSQETSNELDGTAGLRKATGKHVMSRYRSYSELEMSSSQLQRLKCSAEIPEALEKKAKTNRALNYSRLAVEKRANETNRPRLRKTGVIKAPERSGLVEEVRMKRTKTLSDILPPVILPPIFQSGASSLEKRTVLENQRTQAKEFFSEGSGSNQTPMMTEIRKLEDLEDCRYLRKSNFR, encoded by the coding sequence atggaaaacaaaaaaatcagaggcaatcGAATGGACGATGATTTACGCGAGAGGAAGATTTCAAGAGGTTTGGTGCGACATGTTTTGACAAGGAACACTGGTGACAGGATTGCTTTGGGGAGAGTAACAAAACAACTCGACAAAGAAAGGATAGCAAAGGAATTGGATTACCAACAACAGAAACAGAAGCTTCTACTCCAGAAGTTTGAATCTCAGATGAAAGAGCGATCCGCGAAGGATTCTCAAGAAACATCAAACGAGCTCGATGGCACAGCGGGGTTGCGAAAGGCGACTGGAAAACATGTCATGTCGCGGTATAGAAGTTATTCCGAGCTGGAAATGTCGAGCTCGCAATTGCAAAGGTTGAAGTGTTCTGCAGAGATTCCTGAGGCGCTTGagaaaaaagcgaaaacaaacAGGGCACTCAATTATTCGCGACTGGCAGTCGAAAAGAGAGCAAACGAAACTAACCGGCCGAGGTTACGCAAAACAGGAGTGATTAAAGCTCCGGAGCGTTCAGGCCTTGTTGAGGAAGTGAGAATGAAGCGGACTAAGACGCTATCAGATATTTTACCTCCAGTTATTCTTCCACCAATATTTCAATCTGGCGCAAGTTCATTGGAAAAGAGAACTGTTCTGGAGAACCAGCGGACACAAgcaaaagaatttttttccgagGGTTCTGGCTCTAATCAGACACCAATGATGACTGAGATAAGAAAGTTGGAGGACCTGGAGGACTGTCGATATCTTAGAAAGAGCAATTTTCGATAA